The following are from one region of the Polaribacter marinaquae genome:
- a CDS encoding ATP-binding protein, with protein MKLVSFLFIFLSTFINLYGFQKVNKNIDVAKDSSSLRSNDKIVLDTDWNFYWNQLLTPESVKSATIYKQVSLQNWTNFTLNNQKSLPSLGFATYTKTVTIPSDRVASSLYIPKIYAASKLWINGEFISEIGVVGTNRKETLHRRFSQIIPLNTNESTFEIVLQVANFYHSKGGITEPLVIAPTKQLFDKKTKRIVADMIFIGCLGFIGVFFLFFYLWYWSKDQAVLHFAIMCIALSYMALSDRYAPFTHLFENANWLLLTRIEYVALFLGGSAASLFFNDIYKKFRHAMYAKIIKISFWTLTSLAIILPAPYFTYLLMPFLVLMLLNLTYVAFIIIKVIFIKKSESILLLISMLLGSAIFIIHIFFFIDENDFAIIFVNFGYVVAFLLLSMLLMNRFSISFKQLEISKELALKQKKEISLQSKKLSQANLKLEENLLLLENYNTELDDFNHIVSHDLKSPLVSVYSLASFIEEDLKDNLDDNTKYHLKLLKDVVSKMESLINGLLAYSKAAKGNKVKAFFSIHQLLNKVSSVVDNQHKSSILLPEKDVDIYANETELSHVFQNLISNAIKHNDKEKAIIKIDVKEIAEGYLFSVTDNGPGIEEKYHDKIFKIFSQLKINEDVESTGIGLAIVKKIITQNKGEITIDSDKGKGLTISFTWKI; from the coding sequence TTGAAGTTAGTAAGCTTTCTTTTTATATTTTTAAGTACGTTTATAAATCTTTATGGTTTTCAAAAAGTAAATAAGAACATTGATGTTGCTAAGGATTCTAGTAGTTTAAGATCAAATGATAAGATTGTTTTAGATACCGATTGGAACTTTTATTGGAATCAACTTTTAACACCAGAAAGTGTTAAATCTGCTACAATTTACAAGCAGGTTTCTCTACAAAATTGGACAAATTTTACTTTAAACAACCAAAAAAGTTTACCTTCTTTGGGTTTTGCAACCTATACAAAAACGGTGACCATACCTAGTGATCGAGTTGCATCGTCATTATACATTCCTAAAATTTACGCTGCTTCAAAACTTTGGATTAACGGAGAGTTTATTTCAGAGATAGGTGTTGTGGGTACCAATAGAAAAGAAACCTTACATCGAAGGTTTTCGCAGATTATTCCTTTAAATACAAACGAGTCTACTTTCGAAATCGTTTTGCAAGTTGCTAACTTTTATCACTCTAAAGGTGGTATTACAGAACCTTTAGTTATTGCACCCACAAAACAATTATTTGATAAGAAAACGAAACGTATTGTTGCCGATATGATTTTTATTGGTTGCCTTGGTTTTATAGGAGTCTTTTTCTTGTTTTTTTACCTTTGGTATTGGAGCAAAGACCAAGCGGTGTTACATTTTGCAATAATGTGTATTGCTTTGTCTTACATGGCTTTAAGTGATCGTTATGCGCCATTTACACACCTTTTTGAAAATGCTAACTGGTTATTATTAACTAGAATAGAATATGTTGCTTTATTTTTAGGCGGTTCTGCAGCAAGCTTATTTTTTAATGATATTTATAAAAAATTTAGGCATGCTATGTACGCTAAAATTATAAAAATTAGCTTTTGGACGCTTACAAGTTTGGCAATCATTTTACCAGCACCCTACTTTACATATCTCTTAATGCCATTTTTAGTTTTAATGCTTTTAAATCTAACGTATGTAGCGTTTATAATTATTAAAGTTATTTTTATAAAAAAATCTGAATCGATATTACTTTTGATAAGCATGTTATTAGGATCTGCAATTTTTATCATTCATATATTTTTCTTTATTGATGAAAATGATTTTGCCATAATTTTTGTAAACTTTGGTTATGTTGTTGCTTTTTTATTATTGTCTATGCTTTTAATGAATCGTTTTTCGATTTCTTTTAAACAGTTAGAAATTTCTAAAGAATTGGCTCTTAAACAAAAAAAGGAAATTTCGTTGCAATCAAAAAAATTATCGCAAGCCAACTTAAAGTTAGAAGAAAATTTATTGCTTCTAGAAAATTACAATACAGAGTTAGACGATTTTAATCATATTGTTTCTCACGATTTAAAATCTCCGTTAGTTTCGGTGTACTCTTTGGCTTCTTTTATAGAAGAAGATTTAAAAGACAATTTAGATGATAATACAAAGTATCATTTAAAACTTTTAAAAGATGTTGTTTCTAAAATGGAATCTTTAATCAATGGTTTATTAGCATATTCTAAAGCCGCAAAAGGCAATAAAGTAAAAGCCTTTTTTAGCATACATCAACTATTAAACAAGGTATCTAGTGTTGTAGATAATCAGCATAAAAGTAGCATCCTTTTACCTGAAAAAGATGTAGATATTTATGCAAATGAAACAGAACTAAGTCATGTTTTTCAAAATTTAATTAGCAACGCAATTAAGCACAACGACAAAGAAAAGGCAATTATAAAGATTGATGTTAAAGAAATAGCAGAAGGGTATTTGTTTAGTGTAACTGATAATGGACCCGGAATTGAAGAAAAATACCACGATAAAATCTTTAAAATATTTAGTCAATTAAAAATTAATGAAGATGTAGAAAGTACAGGAATTGGTTTGGCTATTGTTAAAAAGATTATTACTCAGAATAAAGGAGAAATTACCATAGATTCTGATAAAGGGAAAGGGCTAACCATCAGTTTTACTTGGAAAATATAA
- a CDS encoding Crp/Fnr family transcriptional regulator, whose product MDQIKEYINQIADISDKDWNFFTSKLQRRVIPKKTTFLKINEIENHISFIESGVVRLFIPKENPEKEITFGFSFKNQFVSAYDSFLTQRPSLYQLQTLTKTTILSITYKDLQEVYKTTQIGNLIGRLTAERLFLIKSKREQNLLNLTAEERYLQLFKERPELLKVIPLKYISSYIGVTAQALSRIRKRV is encoded by the coding sequence GTGGATCAAATAAAAGAATATATCAATCAAATTGCAGACATTTCTGATAAAGATTGGAACTTTTTTACCTCTAAATTACAACGAAGAGTAATTCCGAAGAAAACCACTTTTTTAAAAATCAACGAAATAGAAAATCATATTTCTTTTATAGAATCTGGTGTTGTTAGGTTATTTATACCTAAAGAAAATCCAGAAAAAGAAATTACATTTGGTTTTAGTTTTAAAAATCAGTTTGTAAGTGCTTATGATTCTTTTTTAACACAAAGACCTTCGTTATATCAATTACAAACGCTTACAAAAACTACAATTTTAAGCATTACATATAAAGATTTACAAGAAGTTTATAAAACGACACAAATTGGTAATTTAATTGGTAGGTTAACAGCAGAAAGACTTTTTTTAATAAAATCTAAAAGAGAACAAAATTTGCTAAACTTAACAGCAGAAGAACGTTATTTGCAGCTTTTTAAAGAAAGACCAGAGTTGTTAAAAGTAATACCGTTAAAATATATTAGTTCTTACATTGGTGTAACAGCGCAAGCCCTAAGTAGAATAAGAAAAAGAGTATAA
- a CDS encoding nitroreductase family protein, whose translation MELLDKLNWRYAAKAMNGEKVSEDKIERILEASRLAATSSGLQPFEIIVVKNQEIKEKIRPIAWNQSVITDCSHLLVFAAWDTYTEERINYMFDLTNEIRGFKNEGWENYRQMLLSSYPQKDADENFNHAAKQAYIAFAHAIIAAAYEGVDATPLEDFDPAAVDEILNLNEKGLKSAVLLPLGYRKEDEDWLVNLVKVRKPMKDLVTVIE comes from the coding sequence ATGGAATTATTAGATAAATTAAATTGGAGATACGCCGCAAAAGCAATGAACGGTGAAAAAGTATCTGAAGATAAAATAGAGCGAATTTTAGAAGCTTCTAGATTAGCAGCAACATCAAGTGGTTTGCAGCCTTTTGAAATTATTGTTGTAAAAAATCAAGAAATTAAAGAAAAAATTAGACCAATTGCTTGGAATCAATCTGTAATTACAGACTGTTCTCACCTTTTAGTTTTTGCTGCTTGGGACACGTATACAGAAGAAAGAATTAACTATATGTTCGATTTAACCAATGAAATTCGTGGTTTTAAAAACGAAGGATGGGAAAATTACAGACAAATGTTGTTAAGTTCTTATCCGCAAAAAGATGCAGACGAAAACTTTAATCATGCTGCAAAACAAGCATACATTGCTTTTGCACACGCAATTATTGCTGCTGCTTATGAAGGCGTAGACGCAACACCTTTAGAAGATTTTGACCCTGCTGCAGTAGATGAAATTTTAAACTTAAATGAAAAAGGTTTAAAAAGTGCAGTTTTATTGCCTTTAGGTTATAGAAAAGAAGATGAAGATTGGTTGGTGAACTTAGTTAAAGTTAGAAAGCCAATGAAAGATTTAGTAACTGTTATAGAGTAG
- a CDS encoding EamA family transporter — MWMYLGLLAALFLGLHNLCKKHAVQGNEVFPVLFGTIASGFLVLLPFYFMSIFYPDYTKEIGFYIISIPLKTHGFIFIKSMIMAASWVLAYQALKFLPITIVAPIRSAGPFFTFIGAIIIYNEQPTFLQWIGFFLIIFSVILYSRVGKKEGIIFKKNKWIFAIIGATFLGASSGLYDKFLIQSLLLNPQTLQFWFCFYTVFILLIILAVTWFPYSEKRKAFKFRYTIIGVGILLQAADYFYFKALQDPEALIMLLSAIKRSQLIIAVVIGGILFKEKNKRKKLVPLAGIMIGVFLILYAAGF, encoded by the coding sequence ATGTGGATGTATTTAGGTTTATTGGCTGCACTTTTCTTAGGATTACATAATTTATGCAAAAAACATGCAGTACAAGGTAATGAGGTTTTTCCGGTATTATTTGGTACAATAGCTTCTGGTTTTTTAGTGCTTTTGCCTTTTTATTTTATGTCAATCTTTTACCCAGATTACACAAAAGAAATTGGTTTTTACATCATTTCAATTCCGTTAAAAACTCATGGATTTATTTTTATAAAATCGATGATTATGGCTGCCTCATGGGTATTGGCATATCAAGCATTAAAATTTTTACCAATAACAATTGTTGCACCTATTAGATCTGCAGGACCTTTTTTTACTTTTATTGGTGCTATTATAATTTATAATGAACAACCTACTTTTTTACAATGGATTGGCTTTTTTTTAATTATATTTTCTGTAATTCTTTATTCTAGAGTTGGTAAAAAAGAAGGAATTATTTTTAAAAAAAACAAATGGATATTTGCTATTATTGGTGCTACTTTTTTAGGTGCTTCTAGTGGTTTGTATGACAAGTTTTTAATTCAGAGTTTGTTATTAAATCCGCAGACATTGCAATTCTGGTTTTGTTTTTACACGGTGTTCATTTTGTTGATAATTTTAGCGGTAACTTGGTTTCCGTATTCCGAAAAAAGAAAAGCGTTTAAATTTAGATATACAATTATTGGTGTTGGTATTTTATTACAAGCTGCAGATTATTTTTATTTTAAAGCTTTACAAGATCCAGAAGCTTTGATAATGCTTTTATCAGCAATTAAAAGAAGTCAGTTAATTATTGCGGTTGTTATTGGAGGTATTTTATTCAAAGAAAAAAATAAACGTAAAAAACTAGTGCCTTTAGCGGGAATTATGATTGGTGTTTTCTTGATATTATATGCCGCAGGATTTTAA
- a CDS encoding DEAD/DEAH box helicase yields the protein MEKPFKKLHNHLKEKLTSFEISVPTEFQKVAIPAIKSGANLYCTASENSGKSTTLILTTLHKLKCEEEGDAPRAIVLVEDNEKAQELYNAFLLYTRHTSLRVYFGNEKEHIDLLKSEIFEGIDILISTPKIVNKLLLLEGLNTTQVKILSVDDASFLSQKSPYTDIISITQSIHKCQFVIYAEKLDATLKRFEANFMEYSKKISV from the coding sequence ATGGAAAAGCCTTTTAAAAAATTACACAATCACTTAAAAGAAAAATTAACTTCTTTCGAAATTTCTGTACCAACAGAATTTCAAAAAGTAGCAATTCCTGCTATTAAAAGTGGCGCAAATTTATATTGTACAGCTTCAGAAAACAGTGGTAAATCAACAACATTAATACTTACAACATTACATAAATTAAAGTGTGAAGAAGAAGGTGATGCACCAAGAGCTATTGTTTTAGTAGAAGACAACGAAAAAGCACAAGAACTGTACAATGCTTTTTTATTATATACAAGACATACAAGCTTAAGAGTTTATTTTGGTAATGAAAAAGAACATATAGACCTTTTAAAATCTGAAATTTTTGAAGGAATAGACATTCTTATTTCAACACCTAAAATTGTAAATAAATTATTACTACTAGAAGGATTAAACACAACACAAGTAAAAATTTTAAGTGTTGATGATGCTTCTTTTTTATCTCAAAAATCTCCATACACAGATATAATTTCTATTACACAAAGCATTCATAAATGTCAGTTTGTAATTTATGCTGAAAAATTAGATGCTACATTAAAACGTTTTGAAGCTAATTTTATGGAGTATTCTAAAAAAATATCTGTTTAA
- a CDS encoding TetR/AcrR family transcriptional regulator encodes MVKLQKSIDKRNALIKATIELVNNNGFHATPMSKIAKMAKVSPATIYLYFENKQDLVNKTYIEVKAKYTDYAFENYSADMPVEEGFKLIWHRIAEFKLKECENAMFLAQCDNTPMIDEPSRIEGIKHLQPLLDLWTKGKEQNLIKPMSDYLLYAYAINPLSFLMISQKRGSFTLNETHLDDAYESAWNSIKVIK; translated from the coding sequence ATGGTAAAACTTCAGAAAAGCATAGACAAAAGAAACGCGTTAATAAAAGCCACTATAGAGTTGGTTAACAACAACGGTTTTCATGCAACACCTATGAGTAAAATAGCTAAAATGGCTAAGGTTTCTCCTGCAACGATCTACTTATATTTCGAGAATAAACAAGACTTGGTAAATAAAACGTACATAGAAGTGAAAGCAAAATATACAGATTACGCTTTCGAAAATTATAGTGCAGATATGCCTGTAGAAGAAGGATTTAAATTGATATGGCACAGAATTGCAGAGTTTAAATTGAAAGAATGTGAAAATGCAATGTTTTTAGCACAATGCGACAACACACCAATGATTGATGAGCCAAGTAGAATTGAAGGTATTAAACATTTACAGCCCCTACTCGACTTATGGACTAAAGGAAAAGAACAAAATTTAATCAAACCCATGTCAGATTATTTATTGTATGCGTATGCAATAAATCCGTTATCATTTTTAATGATTTCTCAAAAAAGAGGTTCGTTCACTTTAAATGAAACGCATTTAGATGACGCCTACGAATCGGCATGGAACAGTATAAAAGTGATCAAATAA
- a CDS encoding iron-containing alcohol dehydrogenase: MNNFDFKNPTKIIFGKDTIKNIKEEIPADAKVLLLYGGGSIKKNGIYEQVKTALADVDVTEFGGIPANPEYAKLMDALTVIKDENITYLLAVGGGSVIDGTKFLSAAAVYDGETPWDILTKNIRTEKGMPFGTVLTLPATGSEMNSGAVITREETKEKLAMGGPGLFPVFSILDPQVITSIPKRQLVNGLTDAFTHVLEQYMTYPVGALLQDRFAESILQTLIEIAPKVLEDPTDYKAASNFMWSCTMALNGLIQKGVPTDWAVHAIGHELTALFGIDHARTLAVIAPSHYKFNFEDKKEKLAQYAERIWGITEGSTDDKAYEAITKTEAFFNNLGIDTKLSDYTKEYEGTAEKIAQRFTDRGWTGLGEHQTLSPERVEKIVKMAY; this comes from the coding sequence ATGAATAATTTCGATTTTAAAAATCCTACCAAAATTATTTTTGGTAAAGACACAATAAAAAATATCAAAGAAGAAATTCCTGCGGATGCAAAAGTATTATTGCTTTACGGAGGTGGAAGTATTAAGAAAAACGGAATCTATGAGCAAGTAAAAACTGCTTTAGCTGATGTTGATGTTACTGAGTTTGGAGGTATTCCTGCAAATCCGGAATATGCAAAGCTAATGGATGCCTTAACAGTTATTAAAGATGAAAATATTACATATTTATTAGCTGTTGGTGGTGGTTCTGTAATAGATGGAACAAAATTTTTATCTGCTGCAGCAGTTTATGATGGCGAAACACCTTGGGATATTTTAACTAAAAATATTAGAACAGAAAAAGGAATGCCTTTTGGTACTGTTTTAACTTTACCAGCAACGGGTTCTGAAATGAATTCTGGAGCCGTAATTACTAGAGAAGAAACTAAAGAAAAATTAGCCATGGGTGGTCCTGGTTTATTTCCTGTTTTTTCGATATTAGATCCTCAAGTAATAACGTCTATTCCTAAACGTCAATTAGTTAATGGTTTAACAGATGCGTTTACACATGTTTTAGAACAATACATGACGTACCCTGTTGGTGCATTATTGCAAGATAGATTTGCAGAAAGTATTTTACAGACACTGATAGAAATTGCTCCTAAGGTATTAGAAGATCCTACAGATTACAAAGCAGCTTCTAATTTTATGTGGAGTTGTACAATGGCCTTAAATGGTTTAATTCAGAAAGGTGTGCCAACAGATTGGGCAGTTCATGCGATTGGTCATGAGCTTACAGCTTTATTTGGTATAGATCATGCACGTACGTTAGCAGTTATTGCACCTAGCCATTACAAGTTTAACTTTGAAGATAAAAAAGAAAAGTTAGCACAATATGCAGAAAGAATTTGGGGAATTACCGAAGGTAGTACAGATGATAAAGCATATGAAGCAATTACTAAAACAGAAGCATTTTTTAATAATTTAGGTATCGATACAAAACTATCTGATTATACAAAAGAGTATGAAGGTACTGCAGAAAAAATTGCGCAACGTTTTACAGATCGTGGTTGGACAGGTTTAGGAGAACATCAAACATTGTCTCCAGAAAGAGTTGAAAAAATTGTAAAAATGGCTTATTAA
- a CDS encoding NAD(P)/FAD-dependent oxidoreductase: MSYLPFRPNAKSIDIDNKRENSVRNAFSEFLIENYGKDYQSTVEEHRSRPKANHFNEHINSEKADKPIVGIIGGGFAGLYSGLILQSLNIEFEIFESSERVGGRIDTWYSTKYDAKDTNKAGLYGEVGGMRIPQFSNDMLPVQQLALSVNAVLKRNDLEDTMLIWRKFYYNSPVQRLRYNNMKNPILAEDSNLNALNFGVDKGGDIPMVWVTKTTLGSESFLPINKILNKVNEPFITAINHSFSKGFKKLMKFDNFSMWAYLTNVFTLGDLGEYYNPAMGEKTAHLPYNIASYLETLNVGTGMYSVSFVEIILASYDWDGSKNSYDATDQNIYMITMDKGMQHFPDACKTVLNLEKGILPEDGQRAQELIGMKPGLNGKVGYSPDNLTIAAEPPKTVPAADASAPVQGSKSKKKERVHLEHRVTHINYDEHLYEGHGGVKMTIRNHGETKEKQYPYVITTLPNGAYLNGDLKENFFDNLSFSKARAIRECNYMPSFKAFITFKKQFWATLGERQGKGLGVAVSDKSNRQIVYPSYGYDAEGGVLQIYCWAQDAERIGALSDEERVNECLKGIQYLYPEVDIYEHFAGYKPEETTKTWFWDNHANGGAFALFKPGQFKSLYPTLLTPEFNGSLHFAGECCSVHHGWIVGALDSAYNAVLSILKQAGAHDKIKQMETTWATLSSPDVALTKMSKQLV; encoded by the coding sequence ATGAGCTATTTACCTTTTAGACCCAATGCAAAATCTATCGATATTGATAACAAAAGAGAAAATTCTGTTAGAAATGCTTTTTCAGAATTTTTGATAGAAAACTATGGTAAAGATTATCAAAGTACAGTCGAAGAACATAGAAGTAGACCCAAAGCAAATCATTTTAACGAACACATAAATTCTGAAAAAGCAGACAAACCAATAGTCGGAATTATTGGTGGCGGTTTTGCAGGTTTATATTCCGGATTGATACTACAGTCTTTAAATATAGAGTTTGAAATATTTGAAAGCTCAGAAAGGGTAGGTGGTAGAATAGATACTTGGTATTCTACAAAGTATGATGCAAAAGATACAAACAAAGCAGGTTTGTACGGTGAAGTAGGTGGTATGAGAATTCCACAGTTTTCTAATGATATGCTACCGGTACAACAACTTGCATTGTCTGTAAATGCAGTTCTAAAAAGAAACGATTTAGAAGATACCATGTTAATTTGGAGAAAATTCTATTACAATTCTCCGGTACAAAGATTGCGCTATAACAACATGAAAAATCCAATTTTAGCAGAAGATTCTAATCTAAATGCTTTAAATTTTGGTGTAGATAAAGGCGGAGATATCCCAATGGTTTGGGTTACTAAAACAACGCTAGGTTCAGAATCTTTTTTACCAATTAATAAAATTTTAAATAAAGTGAATGAACCTTTTATCACGGCAATTAATCATTCTTTTTCAAAAGGATTTAAGAAATTAATGAAGTTTGACAATTTTTCTATGTGGGCGTATCTTACCAATGTTTTTACACTTGGCGATTTAGGTGAATACTACAATCCTGCAATGGGAGAAAAAACAGCTCATTTACCTTACAATATTGCCAGTTATCTAGAAACCTTAAATGTTGGTACGGGCATGTATTCTGTATCTTTTGTAGAAATTATATTGGCAAGTTATGATTGGGATGGTAGCAAAAACTCGTACGATGCCACAGATCAAAATATTTATATGATTACGATGGATAAAGGAATGCAACATTTTCCTGATGCTTGTAAAACTGTTTTAAATTTAGAGAAAGGTATTTTACCAGAAGACGGACAAAGAGCACAAGAATTAATTGGTATGAAACCGGGTTTAAATGGTAAAGTTGGGTACTCTCCAGATAATTTAACAATAGCCGCAGAACCACCAAAAACAGTTCCGGCTGCAGATGCTTCTGCACCAGTACAAGGTTCAAAATCTAAAAAGAAAGAACGTGTACATTTAGAACACAGAGTTACTCATATTAATTATGATGAACACTTATACGAAGGTCATGGTGGAGTTAAAATGACCATTAGAAATCATGGTGAAACTAAAGAAAAACAGTATCCGTATGTAATTACAACATTGCCAAACGGAGCGTATTTAAACGGAGATTTAAAAGAAAATTTCTTTGATAATTTATCTTTTTCAAAAGCAAGAGCTATTAGAGAATGTAATTATATGCCGTCTTTTAAAGCTTTTATTACATTTAAAAAACAATTTTGGGCAACTTTAGGCGAAAGACAAGGTAAAGGTTTGGGCGTTGCAGTGTCAGACAAATCGAACAGACAAATTGTATATCCTTCTTATGGCTATGATGCAGAAGGTGGTGTTTTACAAATTTACTGTTGGGCACAAGATGCCGAAAGAATAGGTGCGCTTTCTGATGAGGAAAGAGTAAACGAATGTTTAAAAGGAATTCAATATTTATATCCAGAAGTAGATATTTACGAACATTTTGCCGGCTATAAACCAGAAGAAACTACCAAAACTTGGTTTTGGGATAATCATGCCAATGGTGGTGCCTTTGCTCTTTTTAAACCAGGCCAGTTTAAAAGTTTATATCCAACCTTGTTAACGCCAGAATTTAATGGTTCTTTACATTTTGCGGGAGAATGTTGTTCTGTTCACCATGGATGGATTGTTGGTGCTCTAGATTCTGCATACAACGCCGTGTTAAGCATTTTAAAACAAGCTGGCGCGCACGATAAAATTAAGCAAATGGAAACTACTTGGGCAACCTTATCATCACCCGATGTGGCCTTAACCAAAATGAGCAAACAATTGGTTTAA
- a CDS encoding 5'-nucleotidase, which produces MKFIHFICLFLLFTACKKTEVHLTKITAKNIAIDSTLESSAKIDSIIAPYTRNMIGEMEKVLSYAPYNFTKKSENRQSALGNLMADMCFEMANAMFKDKTNAAIDFSMFNSGGLRANISMGDVTQEDAFNLMPFENELVVVQLSGAKIEALVSYFIASKSAHPLSKEVALNIRKDGYQLKIKGQNFDKNKTYHVLTSDYLQGGGDSMNFFKNPIKLTKLDYKVRDAIIHYFQQTDTIKAAIDNRVTL; this is translated from the coding sequence ATGAAATTTATCCATTTTATATGTCTATTTCTGTTATTTACAGCTTGTAAAAAGACAGAAGTACACCTTACTAAAATTACTGCAAAAAATATTGCGATTGATAGTACCCTAGAATCATCAGCAAAAATTGATAGTATCATTGCACCTTATACTAGAAATATGATTGGTGAAATGGAAAAAGTATTAAGTTATGCGCCTTATAATTTTACCAAAAAAAGCGAAAACAGACAAAGCGCTTTAGGGAATTTAATGGCAGATATGTGTTTTGAAATGGCAAATGCGATGTTTAAAGATAAAACAAACGCAGCAATCGATTTTTCTATGTTTAACAGTGGTGGTTTGCGTGCAAATATTTCTATGGGAGACGTAACACAAGAAGACGCTTTTAATTTAATGCCTTTCGAAAATGAGTTGGTTGTTGTGCAACTATCTGGTGCTAAAATAGAAGCGTTGGTAAGCTATTTTATAGCTTCTAAAAGTGCACATCCTTTGTCTAAAGAAGTTGCATTAAACATCCGTAAAGATGGTTATCAATTAAAAATTAAAGGACAAAATTTTGATAAAAACAAAACCTATCATGTCTTAACATCAGACTATTTACAAGGTGGTGGCGATAGCATGAACTTCTTTAAAAATCCTATAAAACTAACAAAGTTAGATTATAAGGTTAGAGATGCCATCATCCATTACTTTCAACAAACAGATACCATAAAAGCCGCAATAGATAACCGTGTAACTTTATAA
- a CDS encoding type 1 glutamine amidotransferase domain-containing protein, with protein MKLLKTIAIALTIVTASSCKDKISKKTSENDSETSIKTKINKNMNVLFVLTSHDKLGDTGKKTGFWVEEFANPYYTLLDKGANITIATPNGGAAPIDPSSDAPDAATEDTDRFNKDEEAKTKIANTKKLSDMNADDFDAVFYPGGHGPLWDLANDATSIALIEKFNSQEKPVAFVCHAPAALKSVKGTDGEPLVKGKKVTGFTNTEEDAVGLTSVVPFLVEDMLSANGGIYSKKEDWAAYAIQDGNLITGQNPASSELVAEKLLESLK; from the coding sequence ATGAAATTACTAAAAACTATTGCCATCGCGTTAACTATTGTTACGGCATCAAGTTGTAAAGATAAAATATCAAAAAAAACTTCAGAAAATGATTCTGAAACATCAATAAAAACTAAAATAAATAAAAATATGAACGTATTATTTGTACTTACATCTCACGACAAATTAGGAGATACAGGAAAAAAAACAGGATTTTGGGTAGAAGAATTTGCAAACCCATATTATACATTATTAGATAAAGGTGCTAACATTACAATTGCAACACCAAACGGAGGAGCTGCACCAATAGATCCAAGTAGTGATGCACCAGATGCTGCTACAGAAGACACAGATAGATTTAATAAAGATGAAGAAGCAAAAACTAAAATAGCGAATACTAAAAAGTTGTCTGATATGAATGCAGATGATTTTGATGCAGTATTTTATCCTGGTGGTCACGGACCATTATGGGATTTAGCAAATGATGCAACTTCAATTGCTTTGATAGAGAAGTTTAATTCTCAAGAAAAGCCTGTAGCATTTGTATGCCACGCTCCTGCTGCTTTAAAAAGCGTAAAAGGAACAGACGGAGAACCACTTGTTAAAGGAAAAAAAGTAACTGGTTTTACAAATACTGAAGAAGATGCTGTAGGATTAACTTCTGTGGTACCATTTTTAGTTGAAGATATGCTAAGTGCAAATGGCGGAATCTATTCTAAAAAAGAAGATTGGGCTGCTTATGCAATTCAAGACGGTAATTTAATTACAGGTCAAAATCCAGCTTCTTCTGAGTTAGTAGCAGAAAAATTATTAGAAAGTTTAAAATAA